A genome region from Alphaproteobacteria bacterium includes the following:
- the hslV gene encoding ATP-dependent protease subunit HslV, whose product MEVWHGTTIIGVRKNGKVVVAGDGQVSLQSTVIKPNAKKVRRLGDGSVIGGFAGATADAFTLFERLERKLESHHGQLLRAAVELAKDWRTDKYLRNLEAMMIVADKEVSLILTGNGDVLEPASGVAAIGSGGNFALAAASALYDYEEDAETIARKAMKIAAEICVYTNDQLTVEAIEGAA is encoded by the coding sequence ATGGAAGTGTGGCACGGCACGACGATTATCGGCGTGCGCAAGAACGGCAAGGTGGTCGTCGCCGGCGACGGGCAGGTCTCGCTGCAATCGACGGTGATCAAGCCCAACGCGAAGAAGGTGCGGCGGCTGGGCGACGGAAGCGTGATCGGCGGCTTCGCCGGCGCGACCGCCGACGCCTTCACCTTGTTCGAACGGCTGGAGCGCAAGCTAGAGAGCCATCACGGCCAGCTGCTGCGGGCGGCGGTCGAGCTCGCCAAGGACTGGCGGACCGACAAATATCTGCGCAATTTGGAGGCGATGATGATCGTCGCCGACAAAGAGGTCAGCCTGATCCTCACCGGAAACGGCGACGTTCTGGAGCCCGCCTCGGGCGTGGCGGCGATCGGATCGGGCGGCAATTTCGCCCTCGCCGCAGCGAGCGCGCTCTACGATTACGAGGAGGATGCCGAGACGATCGCCCGCAAGGCGATGAAGATCGCGGCGGAAATCTGCGTCTACACGAACGACCAGCTGACGGTGGAGGCGATCGAGGGGGCCGCATAG